From Pempheris klunzingeri isolate RE-2024b chromosome 18, fPemKlu1.hap1, whole genome shotgun sequence, a single genomic window includes:
- the uts1 gene encoding urotensin 1: MKPVPLLLLLSSVLLSSHLRPAAGRPRVVPGWLNGSGRLQTQQLDEVLLRAAAAGDSTASDLLGDNILRFLQRRNPDPLRLLPPGEESDEEAVRTAAQLLKRSEEPPLSIDLTFHLLRNMIQMAKMESQREQAQLNRKVLDEVGK; the protein is encoded by the coding sequence ATGAAGCCGGTCcccctgctcctgctgctctcctcgGTCCTCCTCTCATCGCACCTCCGCCCCGCCGCCGGCAGACCGCGCGTCGTGCCCGGCTGGCTGAATGGCAGCGGCCGCCTTCAGACGCAGCAACTGGACGAAGTGCTCCTCAGAGCGGCCGCCGCCGGGGACAGCACCGCCTCAGACCTGCTGGGCGACAACATCCTGAGGTTTCTCCAGAGGAGGAACCCGGACCCTCTGCGCCTGCTCCCCCCGGGAGAGGAGAGCGACGAGGAGGCGGTGAGGACGGCGGCGCAGCTGTTGAAACGGAGCGAAGAGCCGCCGCTGTCCATCGACCTGACCTTCCACCTGCTGAGGAATATGATCCAGATGGCCAAGATGGAGAGCCAGAGGGAGCAGGCTCAGCTCAACCGCAAAGTCCTCGATGAGGTCGGGAAGTAA